GAGGATAAAGTGCGCGTCCGGGGCCGGCGGTCCCGGCGCCGTGGCGCGGGGACACGCCCGGTGAGTCCGGCGGCCCCCGCGCGGGAGGAGATCGAACATGAAAAGGAACCTGCGCACGTCGTCTCTCGCCTGGATTCCCGTCCTGGCCATCGTCGCGGGATGCGGACAGTCGATCGAGATGGAGCGGCTCGACCCGACGACCGACCTCCAGTACGACACCAAGTGGTCGCATCGGGACAACCAGCTCGCCGCGGATCAGCTCGTCGAGTCGCTTCTCGCGGCCCCATGGATCGCCGAGTTCACCGCGCTCCGGCCGGGCGAGAGGCCGGTGATCGTCGTCGACGAGGTCACCAACGCGACCGCTGAGCACATCGACGTTCGGGCGCTCACCGACATGATCCAAACGAAGCTCGTCAAGTCGCAGCGCG
This is a stretch of genomic DNA from Candidatus Eisenbacteria bacterium. It encodes these proteins:
- the lpoB gene encoding penicillin-binding protein activator LpoB, which codes for MKRNLRTSSLAWIPVLAIVAGCGQSIEMERLDPTTDLQYDTKWSHRDNQLAADQLVESLLAAPWIAEFTALRPGERPVIVVDEVTNATAEHIDVRALTDMIQTKLVKSQRVRFLNKEARDAILEEYKYQSSGAVDPSRAVRTGRQEGAMYILTGDLSSIQSTLGKKRIVTYKVTLQLTSLESAVIEWTDDLEIAKHFEASGTRL